The Mycolicibacterium mageritense genome contains a region encoding:
- a CDS encoding LysR family transcriptional regulator codes for MLFRQLEYFVALAREKHFARAAAACYVSQPALSEAIRKLENELKVPLVRRGKSFDGLTPEGERLVLWARRILADHDALIHEVTALQTGLTGELRLGVIPAASSTVALLTDPFCNEHPLVRVQLESSLRSAGIVERIRRFELDAGIIYPDGQNTADLLVTPLYQERQVLLASAELLTSQPDPLTWADALDLPLCLLNTGMRGRQLLDAALAGHGLTPTPRLEADSVVSLLAHVSTGRWASIVPQTWLRTLRPPAGVRVVPLDDPAVTATVALVTSAAEPGSVLARALVKTARNARITVESA; via the coding sequence ATGCTCTTTCGCCAGCTCGAATACTTCGTGGCCCTCGCACGCGAGAAGCACTTTGCCCGTGCTGCCGCGGCCTGTTACGTGTCGCAGCCCGCGCTGTCGGAGGCCATCCGCAAGTTGGAGAACGAACTGAAAGTGCCGTTGGTGCGGCGGGGGAAGAGTTTCGACGGCCTGACCCCGGAAGGCGAGCGGCTCGTGCTGTGGGCCCGGCGCATCCTGGCCGACCATGACGCCCTCATCCACGAGGTCACCGCGCTGCAGACCGGTCTGACCGGTGAGCTGCGCCTCGGGGTGATCCCCGCGGCGTCCAGCACGGTGGCATTGCTCACCGACCCGTTCTGCAACGAACATCCTTTGGTCCGTGTGCAATTGGAGAGCAGTCTGCGCTCGGCCGGCATCGTCGAACGCATCCGCCGCTTCGAACTCGACGCCGGCATCATCTATCCCGACGGTCAGAACACCGCCGATCTGCTCGTTACGCCGCTGTATCAGGAACGTCAGGTTCTGCTCGCGAGCGCGGAATTGCTCACGAGCCAACCAGATCCGCTCACCTGGGCCGACGCGCTGGACCTGCCGCTGTGCCTGCTGAACACGGGCATGCGGGGCCGCCAACTTCTCGACGCCGCCCTGGCCGGCCACGGCCTCACCCCGACGCCGCGGCTCGAGGCCGATTCCGTCGTCTCGTTGCTGGCCCACGTCAGCACCGGTCGATGGGCCAGCATCGTGCCCCAGACCTGGCTGCGCACGCTGCGCCCACCGGCCGGGGTGCGGGTGGTGCCGTTGGACGACCCAGCGGTGACGGCGACGGTCGCGCTCGTCACCAGTGCGGCAGAACC